In the genome of Nycticebus coucang isolate mNycCou1 chromosome 12, mNycCou1.pri, whole genome shotgun sequence, the window tattttgttaactaTGCTTTTACAACATTCTTACACATATTTCTCTAGTACATGTGTAAGATCTTTTGGATATCTATCAGGAGAGGAATTGCTGGGTGAGTGCCTGACTATAGGAGGCAATGACAAATTCATTCTCACATTATTTTCACCTATTTATAAACACAATGTAAAGTGAAGTTATAGGCCAACTTCAGATTCAATTTTGCTTTTTCATATCACCCCCAAGAACCTTTTTGTTCCTATTTCCTAGTCATCCTCATATAACATTAATACCATAAACATGCTATTTAATTGTTTGTATATTGTATCAtagacataatttttatttttatgtataaacaaaaaagatgtaagatataaaaaattatacacaaaaagTATAAGAGTTTTATACCACACATAAGGATTATTTTTCCCTGCAATATTGCCCCTGCTAAGAATGCATGCTGCACACCATATAGACTCCAGCATCGGGGTGGTCAGACTTTTCCACTTCTTTCCAATCGGATGGTtgtaaaatggaattttattgtaatcttgatttctatttcttttgtagaaaaaaatctcaaatgttATTGTTTACTCTTCTGTGGAATGTGTATTAATCAACTTTTCTCATTTCATATTGGATGGCTGTACCATTATTACAGATCTATAAGAGTTTAGTATACAATCTTGCTAGTTGTATGCACTGTGGACACATTCTTTTGGCTTGTGTTTTGTGCTTTTCCTTTCTATAAAGTATCCTCCAATGACAGAAAATAGTCTGAAGTCCACTATATTTGCATGTATATATCTTTTCTTACACAGTTAATGCTCTTTGTAATTCTTGAACATTATTTTCTGTTGTGTgactaaataattttataattttccacaGAGGTCTTACCTATCTTTGTTCAATTATTCCTAAGTCATTGGTAATCTCTGATACACATGTATGGCCTTTTAAATTACATTCTGTACTTGTTTACTGTTATTATATGAGCATGCAGTTCATTTTTGTACATTAATCCAAGCACTGTATGAACTCTTCCTTAAACGATCATATAAATAACAGTTTAATACCACATTtatcctttatatttttaatttttatttattttcatattacacTAGCCAGACATCTGACAGAATGCTGAACTGCATCAAAGATAAtggacatttttgtcttttactatattttaaagaaaatatttgtaatatgttgtcatttaaaatttatgttcattTAGTTTGTATacataaattgtttatttttttatttttttgagacagagtctcactttcttgcccctggtagagtaccatggcatcatagctctcagcagcctcaaactcttgtgctcaagtgcctcccaagtagcacctGCCCCAAAGCCCGGcattttttctcttgctcaggctggtcttgaactcgtgagctcaagcaagccacctgccccagccccccccccaccagaatgctgggattacaggtgtgtgccatcacacccgGCCATTACACACAAGATTTAGAAGGTGATGAAGTTTAGTATTATAAGGTTACTAAAATTTTTGGATGGTGTTAAAATTTATCATGTTATCCTACAACTTCTGAGATAATAACTTGTTAAATGTTTTGATCAGTTAATATGAATGTGACTGCATTTTGTAATATTAAACCTAGCATAACTACAACTCACCCATAGTAATCAACTTTTATTATGTTTAATACACTGTAGGTTTCCAATtgataataaatacataagaCACTGGGCACTCTATGCCTAAATTTATGgtatatttacaaaatgtattATCTTACAGCAAGCATTGTAAGTCCCATCAAAATCATTTTTGAGTATAAATTCTCTGAACTTAagataataaaactagaaatcaacaataaaaacatattGTCTAAATAAGAAGCCTTATGTGAATAACTTACGGGTAAAagcaaacattaaaattaaagtaaaatatttataaaataatgaaaataaaaataatttacattcaaAATCATACAAAAGTTTTAAACATTAACTCActgaaataaaaactgaaaataaaatattcaacatacaaatacagaaaaagaaagctaaTAAAACAAGAGcttttcatcccagggatgcaaggctggtttaacatacgcaagtccataaacattatccaccatattaacagaggcaaaaataaagatcacatgatcctctcaatagatgcagaaaaagcatttgataaaatccagcatccttttctaactagaacactgaagaaataggcataggtggcacttttctaaaactgattgaagctatctatgacaaacccacagccaatattttactgaatggagtaaaactgaaagcttttcctcttagaactggaaccagacaaggttgtcctctgtcacctttactattcaacatagtgctggaagttctagccaatacaattaggcaagacaaggaaataaagggaatccaaatgggagcagaggaggtcaaactctccctttttgctgacgacatgatcttatacttagagaaccccaagactcaaccacaagactcctagaagtcatcaaaaaatatagtaatgtttcaggatataaaatcaatgtccacaggtcagtagcctttgtatacaccaataacagttaagatgagaagctaattaaggacacaactcccttcaccatagtttcaaagaaaatgaaaggaatatacctaacgaaggaggtgaaggacctctttaaagaaaactatgaaatcctcagaaaggaaatagcagaggatattaacaaatggaagaacataccatgctcatggatgggaagaatcaacattgttaaaatgtctatacttcccaaagctatctacctattcaatgccattcctatcaaagtacctacatcgtactttcaagatttggaaaaaatgattctgcgttttgtatggaaccggaaaaaaccccgtatagctaaggcagttcttagtaataaaaataaagctgggggcattagcataccagattttagtctgtactacaaagccatagtggtcaagacagcatggtactggcacaaaaatagagacatagacacttggaatcaaattaaaaaccaagaaatgaaactaacatcttacagccacctaatctttgataaatcaaacaagaacataccttgggtgaaagactccctattcaataaatggtgttgggagaactggatgtctacatgtaaaagactgaaactggacccacacctttccccactcacaaaaattgattcaagatggataaaggacttaaatttaaggtatgaaacaataaaaatcctccaagaaagcataggaaaaacactggaagatactggcctgggggaagacttcatgaagaagactgccatggcaattgcaacaacaacaaaaataaacaaatgggacttcattaaactgaaaagcttctgtacagctaaggagacaataaccaaagcaaagagacaacctacacaatgggaaaggatatttgcatattttcaatcagacaaaagcttgataactaggatctatagagaactcaaattaatccacatgaaaaaagccaacaatcccttatatcaatgggcaagagacatgaatagaactttctctaaagacgatagacgaatggctaacaaacacatgaaaaaatgttcatcatctctatatattagagaaatgcaaatcaaaacaaccctgagatatatctaaccccagtgagaatggcccacatcacaaaatctcaaaactgcagatgctggcgtggatgtggagagaagggaacacttttacattgctggtgggactgcaaactagtacaacctttctggaaggaagtatggagaaacctcaaagcactcaagctaaacctcccatttgatccggcaatcccattactgggcatctacccagaaggaaaaaaatccttttatcataaggacacttgtactagactgtttattgcagctcaatttacaatcgccaaaatgtggaaacagcctaaatgcccaccaacccaggaatggattaacaagctgtgatatatgtataccatggaatactattcaaccattaaaaaaaatggagactttacatccttcgtattaacctggatggaagtggaagacattattcgtagtaaagcatcacaagaatggagaagcatgaatcctatgtactcaatcttgatatgaggacaattaatgacaattatggttatggggggggaacagaaagagggaaggagggaggtgggtggggccttggtgtgtgtcacactttatgggggcaagacatgattgcaagagggactttacctaacaattgcaatcagtgtaactggcttattgtaccctcaatgaatccccaacaataaaaaaaataaataaataaataaaatctcaaagctgcagatgctggtatggatgtggagagaagggaacacttctatactgttggtgtgactgcaaactaacacagcctcttcagaaagaagcatggagaatcctcaaaaaaataaaaacacaccttccatttgatcctgcaattcctttactagatatctacccagaaaaaaaaattatcataaggacatttgcactagattgtttattgcagctcaattttcaatcaccaagatgtggaaataatcacaaatgcccatcagcccattcagggattaacaaactgtggcatatgtacaccacggaatactattcagccgtaaggaaagatggagactttacatcttttgtgtttacctggatggagttgaagaacattctccttagtaaaaatcactaaaaatggaaaagcaagtatccaaagtactctatactaatatgaaaccagtagatgaattaatatacacccacacaagagaaaaacactatTAAACTCAAGTAGGGGAGGGGTGGTAAGGAGGCAGGggggttggaaaaaaaaaagtggagactttacatcctttgtattaacctggatggaagtgaaacacattattcttagtaaagcttcataagaatggagaagcatgaaccctatgtactcaattttgacatgaggacaattaaggacacagtgggggtgggggaaggggagagcagaaagagaaaggagtggggaaaagaaggagtggggaaaagaaggggtggggaaaagaaggagTGGGGAAAAGAAGGAGTGGGGaaagaaggggtggggaaaggaagagcagagagagggaaggaggaagggagtgggaccttggtgtgtgatacaccttttcagggcaagacacgattgtaagagggactttacctaaaaaatgcaatcagtgttgtttggtttcttgtaccctcaatgaatcctcaacaataaaaaaaaaataataataaagaaaacaagaaagaaatgtgtGCATAAAAAAGAAACTCCAACACATAAAGAATGCTCTTTAAAGTGAATGTGAGGAGAGTTTTTGCAGTCAGAGACAATCCTGAGGACACATAAGTATGAAATTATAACAACAGTGAAAATctctttttctcagaaaaaagaaataaataaatactgtgaatttttaaaaaaaaagagctttgaaaaataaaataattacatcaaTATGCAGATATAATgcagatattttattaataaatgtaatGGATGTGTTAATTTATTTGCAATATTTTGAATATgcttaagcaaaacaaaacaaaaacacaaactatGTAACAACTAGAACATTACATAATAAAACACTTGAAAAGACAATTGTATGAAACTCAAAATTCTCATGGTATAAATTCAAACCCTTGGCAAGTTTAATTAAcagacaaaaataggaaaaaattgtcaacattaaaagtaaaaagtacaCATAACCACAGATACAGGAAGAATTGAATTATTGCTTGGCTGTAAGAACATATTTAATGTAtagcattttattatataatgtttTAGATATTATGATTTGATTCTTTTAGTTTATGTTATTAATATGTTTGATTATTAGTACttaagcaaatattttatccGTGGAAACCATTTttcaaatatagaagaaaataaagatttttatatcaatatataacttgcaaaactgacacaagaacaaaaatagaaaccaATAAGTTCAATAAACATATATTATACTGattattcaccaaatatttattatgacCCCCATGACAAGAGAGTTTTATAGCAATtatatgacatttatttattttccttctgcgTGAAATCATTAATATTCTGGATGACTTAACAATATTATTGGCATAACACATGCCACAGATCCCTTGTATTTGGCATGTTAATGCCAGTAATTGATGTTACCATAACACTTCTCATTTGCTAAGATTGATCAATGGTCAACTTGCTTATGATCTGGataaaacaaagaagataaaacattCAGTAGCATCTATCTCTATTTTTCCCTTCCCAATAGATAGATGAGCATGTAGGTGTCCCTACGTATATACAGACAACGTGTTAATAAATTTAATGTGTATACTCATGTGATATACTGGTAGTACTGTATTTTAGCTGCAATTTTGAATACAACTAAGCTAAACGAAATAAGAATAACAAAGCTATGTGATACGTAGATATGACACTATAAGTATGTAGACACTTGAAAATGTACATtaacttttaatgtatttttaaaagacctattatgataaaaatgcaaataaacttTAATCTCCCAAACTTTTAGATGTCTCTCTTCGAAACTATTCTGTAAGAAATTACTGACAGTATGCATTTAGTTGATTTTACAGTTTTATCGATGGCTAGAGCTCAAcgaaaagacatttttttcatcCTTATCCTTTGTAGAGCATTCTTCACGTCTTTATTTCTTAGACTGTAAATCAGAGGATTTAGCATAGGGATGACAAGAGTGTAGAAGACAGCTATAATCTTGCTTTTCTCTGGCGAGGAGAAGGCCCCTGGCTGGGCGTACATGAAGAACACGGTCCCGTAGAACAAACTCACCACCGCGATGTGAGAGCCGCAGGTGGAGAAGGCCTTACTTCGGCCCTGCACGGAGCGGATCTTCAGGACAGTGGAGAGGATGGAAGCGTAGGACACCAGAATGACAGAGACGGTGGTGAAAATGATGAGGGCGGAGAGAATGAACAGCACCATCTCATTCACGTAGGCGTCCACACAGGAGATCTTGATCAGGGCTGGGACGTCACAGAAAAAGTGGTCCAGTCTGTTTTCGCCGCAGAATCGCAAGCTGAAGGTGAAGCCCGTTTGTACCGTGGAGTTGACGCACCCGCAGAGGTAGGAGCCGAGCACCAGACCGATGCAAGCCCGGGGCGACATGCGCTCGGGGTAGAGGAAAGGCGAGCAAATGGCTGAGAAGCGATCGTAGGCCATCACGGCCAGCAGGACGCCTTCGGTCCCAACAAagagagcaaagaaaaagaactgtGTTGCACAGCCATtgtaagaaattttcttttccttggacAAGAAAGTAGCCAGAGTTTTGGGTGCAATGACTGTGGAGTAGCAGAGGTCTAAATAAGAcaaatttctgagaaagaaatacataGGCGTGTCAAGTCTGCTGTCTATTTTAATGACAACTATCATGCTGGCATTTCCCAACACGGTGACCACGTAGAGAACAAAGAACAACAAGAATAGAAGTGTCTGTACTTCTGGAGAGGAGCTGAAGCCCAGTAGAATAAACTCTGTCACCTCTGAGTAATTTCTGTTCTGCTCACTCTTCATGCCTTGCACCTGAGAAAACGAGGGGGTTGTCATCAGGTCTGTGAAAAGCCTGATCAACTTTTGGGCCCTGAAGTTcccagtggaaaaaaataaactgccaACACACACTGGGGTgggtgttcttggcagtgcatcTGATGGAATAGTTTTACACTTGGAAAGCACCCAAAGTACAGCCAAAATAAGATTGTCTAGAGAAATGTGGGTAGGCAAAGAACATTTCAGGTTATGAGGTCATCAGTCATTTTAGGTCATTCGTTAAGAGCTGTGGAGTCAGATGAACTGAGTCCACGGTTTATCTCTTTCAGTTTTAAAGAATCTAAGACAACTACCTAAACTTTCAATGCCTCAAAAGTCCTCCTCTACCAAATGGGAGGTACTAATAGTCACCTACTTTATTAGATTGTCAGGATGATATGAAATTGGGTGTGAAAACAATAGTTACAAAGACTCAAACATCTTGAAAACACGAATCTTCATCacgtaaataaataaacaagcaaacacaaaGTTCTTTGTGTCTTAGGAATGGAAAATTGGCTGAAAACATTGATAGGTTCCCTTCCCCACCACGAGCTGAATTTAATGTGGATCTTTTAAAACCTTCTACTATATAAAAGATATTAGGAAACTGGGGTTACAGTTTAATGAGGGAGAATGAAAAGCCAGTCTTGAAAATGGTCGTCGAAGGTGATTAGTCCAATCCTTTCCCCTACAGCAACCGAACACTCTTCAGCTTCTAGCTCCTATTTCATTTACTACTAAACTCTAAATGCTAGTGGCCTTCTTTTTGGCAGCCAAACTgcagtatgttttcttttctttttactgtgtTAGAcgtatgaattattttattatgtagaaTCACTATGGGTGAAGTATAAAATTAACTTCTCAATAAGAATTTTTGTCCCTATATATTGTCAATAAAACACAAGACATTACTGCAAATAAATAAGGAGGAAATTCTGTGTTGCATAGATTCTCCTTTTCGTTCTTTTCTAACTATTAAACCCTAATATCAAATACTAAAGAGGCAGACAGATAAAACATCAATGCATTTTAATATATAGGGAAAGTTCAGTTCAAGTGGAAAAGAGACGTTTTCTTATAATTACATGGTTCCATTTCTATGTTTAATTTCTGAACAAACAAAAgaagttgtttcaagaaatttattATCATATAggaagttaatatttttattcggaacttattttaaaattaaaactacaaagtagTCAGAAGAAGTTAAACTGATTTAGCTTCTGTTACAATTTTTATGAAGTCAAAATGTTTTATTGGTTAAATGCATGGTATTTTAATTCACATAAATCTGGCTTTTAATCCACACTCTGCAATTCACTGGCCGAATAATCTTGGACAGATTGTTTAAAATCAATGATCCTCATGAGCCAAATATGGTTTAGAATGTCTGCTCGATGGGATTATTTTtgcaaagataaaattaaatgacacatatataaattaaatgGAATATGGAGCATCTGGGAAATAGAAAGTACGTAATAAATAATGGATATATGAGACAATGAgtagggaaaaaaggagaaagttttGCTAAGTTTCAAAACTATCTTCagaaaaattcataatttttaaaaaccagttaCCTTTCTTGAGATTCAGCTTATTCCGAAAGAAGTCTCACTGAAGGAGTTTGAAggcgtattttttttttttaaagaagctttgAGGAAAGTGTAGTTAATTACAAAAATACTTCACAGTATATACAGATTTACTAAAGTATCTGAGTACAAACAACAAGAAGACCTATTTATCTATAAGCCTTCTATACATCTTCCTTATTAGAACCAAAAGAGACTCTCCCACTACGGCTTCAGTTTGAACCTccagaaaatattattatttataagtcAAAGTCAAAACTAAGAATTCTTCCTATATGCACTCTGCCATAAATTCTAAGTTCTTTGATCTAGCCAGATAGTTAttctgaaaaccaagaaatcaaattaaaaaaaatatattaaaatgtgtggtcttctttttgaaaaataaaaaaggccctGGAGGTCAATTAGGTCAGTATTTGCCAAATTTCCCGTACCTCAGAGTCATCTGggaagttttgttttgctttgcttttaataCTGATTCCAGAATAACACCTTATTCTTAATTAATCTGAATATTGGAAAATGTCTGTTAATGAGAAGtgttcatttatcttttaagattcTCCCCTGACTCTGATAAAATAAGTCCCTGTCGAAGTAAAACTTTATAGAAGTTTTAGGACCAGTGAATTAGGTCTTTTTATAGCTTCCAGTAAGAACAGCATTTTCCTCATTCAGTTACTCAAAGTCATTAATAATTATAGTCTTTTGAAAAGGTGTTCCTCactcttctttgaattattttacaaatatcaaTTCCAGGAATTTCTGTCTTTATTCAACACAAATATGTAGTAAACTTAACACAATTCTTGTTTTCATGTGTCAATGGATCCAAAGACAAGTTTATTACACTTACTTAATGGTAATCATTAACTGTCACTGATATAAACCAGGTTTACCACCATTCCACCCACCCACCCTGCTTCCTGGGCACtcctttagtttttattttttttatttcccctatATATAACACATCTAGGTTtaccttgattttttaaaagagctaTTAAGAAACAGAATAAAGATAGAAAGTATATTTTACAGAGAATATGGGGTCGTCTGGAATATTTGAAGGAGCTTCCAAGATTTTGTAAAACTCTGGTAATTGCAAATAAAGTTTTGGGCATTTATGTGAAAGATAAGTTCCATGAATTATATCAAATTCTAAAAATGAGTTTTGACTTAAAAGGATCAGGAATAAAATAACAACTgagaataacacacacacacccgttAAGTCAAAAATAATTGAACAAGGAAAACAAAGAGCACAGGTAATTTTTTCCCACTTAAATTGGAATGTATCTTGTAATATGCATCACTCAGTCAACTAATAGCATAATACATGGTATGAAACTTGTATTATatttagattattatttttttaattttgtatatattcaaaaattatattttataaaatacagtagGCACCAACCACTTTAAAATTCTGTAGAACTCCTATTATACTAATTTACAGTTActccattttctccatttttttattttttcaaattcttctcaTTATGACTCTCTATACAGCTATTAGTCTTTGGATATTTATATAATCAAGTCTACTAACACATAATTTCTCCCAATGCAGagtatcaaatatatttaaattttttgttttcacataTACTTTTCACAGTCTGCATTTTCCCCTTAACTATCCAATCACATAAACACAGGtacctcatctgtaaactggagaTAACAATAGGACCTAACAGAGTTGCTctatatatacaataaattaatttttataaaacacagCACTACATATGCAAGCTAACATTGTATCTCAtgtaaactaagaaaaaataagctACAAGTCAAATAGCAACAGTAGCAATGATATTAGCACTAGGAAAACTCAGAATAACAATGtggggaaagaaaagataaaagagctTGCATGCGAAAGAGgaaagttgtaattttttttttttgcagtaaaacaattttaaaaaaactaatataGAGACCAGTCATCTGTAAAGTTCCAGTCCTATAATACAAGATCTTTTGGAAGATATAAGTATCATATTCTATTTTGTCCTTCCAattgatttaaagaaaacaaattgttaCTGAGACATGAAAGTATCTCTTCTCCAAAGTTTAGAATGGAAGGAAGAATTTTAGCTTTATTGTCCAGGAAAGATGATTGACAATACTTATCAGTAAAAAAAGCTCACACCTCTGGATTAAAACATAGAGATAATTAGACTTTAAAAtttcccctcttcttctttccctcccttccttatactctttctttctctcctctccttctcccaaTTCCTTACCTCCTTTTTCTAGTCTGTCTGATAGATCACACATGGTAATAGTTGTAGATATATAGAAATATTAGATACATCACaaatacacacaggcacacacagacacatacacacacacacacacacacttatgcCCCAAGACACTAGATACCAAACTGTGAAAGACAATGACTCCTagaaggtaaaaaacaaaatgccatAAGTCCAAAGATTATCTTAGTTTATTTCATtggaagcattttttaaaaatggaaatcatttagtttccatgactttgagtatgagaTTTCTATTGcagttgagttcaacttttattccatgatggtcggggaagatacaaggaataatttctattgttctaaATTTgttaaggttagatttgtgtgttaagatatgatcaattttggaggatgatccgtgggctgatgagatgaATACATATTCAATTTTATGAGGATGAAATGATCTAtgtatgtctgttaagtccatttgttgtagggtcaagttAATTGAGatttgatcaagttaaaaagcttctgcacagggctgcgcctgtggctcagtgagtggggcactggccccatgtgccgagggtggcaggttcaaacccaaccccggccaaactgcaacaaaaaaaaaacaaaatagccgggcgttgcggcaggcacctgtggtcccagctgctcaggaggctgaggcaagagaatcatgttagcccaggagttggaggttgctgtgagctgtgcgaagccacactctacccgagggccgtacagtgagactctgtctctacaaaaaagaaaaaaagcttctgcacagctaagggcactacaactaaagcaaacagccttaaaatgggagaagatttttgcatgttatgaatttgagaaagtagaatctacagagaactcaactaaaacaagaaaagagcaaacagccccatttataagtggacaagagacttgaacagaaacttctctgaagaatacagacaaatggccaacaagcacatgaaaaaatgctcattgtccctgatgatcagagaattgcaaatcaaaaccacttcaaGATAttgcctaactccagtaagattagcccacatcacaaagtccccaaattgCAGACCCCAGCAAGGCTGTAGAGAGAaaggatcacttctacactgtcagtggggttgcaaactaatacaacttttatgaaaagaagtatggagaattctcaaagaattaaaagctgatcttccatttgaccccacaatcccattattagggaTCTAcctagaaaaccaaaaatcattttaccacaaagacatttgcattagaatgtttactgcagcccaattcataattgccaagtcatggaagcaacccaaactcccatcaacctatgaatggattaacaaattgtggtatatgtacaccatggaatgctattcagccataaaaaaagatggagacttcatatcttttatgtttacctggacagagttggaacacattcttcttagtaaagtatctcaagaatggtgaAAAATGTATCTAATGTTCTCAATACTATCATGAAAAAAGTTATAatcacacactcatacaaatgataaaacacaagtaGAGTCTGGCAATGGGGAGGGGTAagaagagagtggaggggaaggaggaaggccatttggtgggatcacacttaaTGTGCACCATGCAAAGGTATATTTCAAATAagggtaaattttaaatgtctcaccacaaaaaagtaagtgaggtgatggacatgtcaatcagtttgatttaagcattccacattgtataccaaatcatcacattgtaac includes:
- the LOC128561315 gene encoding olfactory receptor 12-like yields the protein MKSEQNRNYSEVTEFILLGFSSSPEVQTLLFLLFFVLYVVTVLGNASMIVVIKIDSRLDTPMYFFLRNLSYLDLCYSTVIAPKTLATFLSKEKKISYNGCATQFFFFALFVGTEGVLLAVMAYDRFSAICSPFLYPERMSPRACIGLVLGSYLCGCVNSTVQTGFTFSLRFCGENRLDHFFCDVPALIKISCVDAYVNEMVLFILSALIIFTTVSVILVSYASILSTVLKIRSVQGRSKAFSTCGSHIAVVSLFYGTVFFMYAQPGAFSSPEKSKIIAVFYTLVIPMLNPLIYSLRNKDVKNALQRIRMKKMSFR